In Candidatus Ozemobacteraceae bacterium, the following proteins share a genomic window:
- a CDS encoding histidinol-phosphatase HisJ family protein — protein MIDQHNHTRFSSDGTAHPETMLEAAGAVGIRYLAITDHADFAPSDPCIDPAAYLPALERYRDNPWGIRLGIGVELGIQVCHAPQVAAFLRGRNFDFVIASMHRACGLDIADGSFHRGRSVETAWSDFLDDTLASMNACPDFDTLGHFDILSRYDATRGTAPSEAHAEKLDAVLAWLIAHGKCLELNTSARRYEVGHMHPSEKILKRYVELGGTRVTIGSDAHRPNSVGTGVFEMLRLLRDSGIETLPFFLQRRATMIPIGKLMDEAGRDGRRREGADS, from the coding sequence ATGATCGATCAGCATAACCATACCCGATTTTCATCGGACGGGACAGCCCACCCGGAAACCATGCTCGAAGCCGCGGGGGCGGTCGGTATCCGCTATCTCGCCATCACGGATCACGCCGATTTCGCTCCCTCCGACCCCTGTATCGATCCCGCCGCGTATCTGCCCGCTCTCGAGCGATATCGCGACAACCCATGGGGCATCCGCCTCGGCATCGGCGTCGAGCTCGGGATTCAGGTCTGCCATGCGCCGCAGGTGGCCGCGTTTCTCCGGGGCCGGAACTTCGACTTCGTGATCGCCTCGATGCACCGCGCCTGCGGGCTCGACATCGCCGACGGCTCGTTTCACCGCGGTCGAAGTGTCGAAACGGCCTGGAGCGATTTTCTCGACGATACGCTCGCGAGCATGAACGCGTGCCCCGATTTCGACACGCTCGGCCATTTCGACATCCTTTCCCGATACGACGCCACGCGCGGCACGGCGCCGTCCGAAGCCCATGCGGAAAAACTCGATGCGGTGCTGGCCTGGCTGATCGCGCACGGCAAATGCCTCGAGCTCAACACCTCGGCGAGGCGATACGAGGTGGGCCACATGCACCCCTCGGAGAAGATTCTGAAACGGTACGTCGAACTTGGCGGAACGCGGGTGACGATCGGCTCGGACGCCCATCGTCCAAACAGCGTCGGAACGGGCGTCTTCGAGATGCTCCGGCTCCTGCGAGACAGCGGAATCGAGACGCTTCCGTTTTTCCTGCAACGTCGGGCGACGATGATTCCTATCGGGAAACTCATGGATGAAGCCGGTCGAGACGGCCGGCGCCGGGAAGGAGCGGACTCATGA
- a CDS encoding GNAT family N-acetyltransferase: MASNYYSLHDKAVIEGFLRRKTELHLYELGDLDDFFWPRTIWFADAKAPPLSAICLLYLGQSQPTLLALGDVPPLVTLLRDISDLLPGWFYAHVSPGVEAAFDGAFQLEPHGDHLKMSLNYPTKLLDTSPPRSERLGPEHLPEILQLYRESYPGNWFDPRMLETREYFGIREEGRLVSIAGIHVYSPVLKVAALGNITTASSHRKQGLATAVTRELCLSLMRKVDYVGLNVAADNHAAVACYRKLGFEVSAPYREFSVHRIR; the protein is encoded by the coding sequence ATGGCGTCGAATTATTACAGTCTTCACGACAAAGCGGTGATCGAAGGATTCCTGCGCCGGAAGACGGAGCTGCACCTCTACGAGCTCGGCGACCTGGACGATTTTTTCTGGCCGCGCACGATCTGGTTCGCGGATGCGAAGGCGCCCCCTCTGTCGGCCATCTGCCTGCTGTATCTCGGCCAGTCACAGCCCACCCTGCTTGCCCTCGGCGACGTTCCTCCGCTCGTCACGCTTCTCCGGGACATCTCCGATCTGCTTCCCGGGTGGTTCTACGCCCACGTCTCACCCGGCGTCGAAGCCGCGTTCGACGGGGCGTTCCAGCTCGAGCCTCACGGAGACCATCTGAAGATGAGCCTGAACTACCCGACGAAGCTCCTGGACACCTCTCCTCCGCGCTCGGAGCGGTTGGGCCCCGAGCACCTCCCCGAAATCCTCCAGTTGTATCGCGAAAGCTATCCGGGCAACTGGTTCGACCCGCGCATGCTGGAAACCCGTGAGTATTTCGGTATCCGCGAGGAAGGACGCCTCGTGAGCATCGCGGGAATCCATGTCTATTCGCCCGTTCTCAAGGTCGCGGCCCTCGGCAACATCACCACCGCGTCATCCCATCGCAAGCAGGGTCTGGCCACGGCCGTCACCCGCGAACTCTGCCTTTCGCTCATGCGAAAGGTCGATTACGTCGGTCTGAACGTCGCGGCCGACAACCACGCCGCCGTCGCCTGCTACCGCAAGCTGGGCTTCGAGGTCTCGGCCCCCTACCGAGAGTTCAGCGTCCACCGAATCCGCTGA
- a CDS encoding amidohydrolase family protein — MTSGVCSGPHPPDFLAGRSIFDLTMPTPPEEPKIDGYRFPALIDLHIHGGFGWDFSFGDPDRIDAMLDAFIPTGLTGVVATLITCSEEQRMKALADIATVAASRKKPPAILGIYLEGPFLSPARRGSHPESLLMKPDIDAVRRWQRQACGLIRLVTIAPELPGAAELISELPRHGIRAALGHTDADHRTALWALEAGVDHVTHLFNAMKPFTHRDPSPVSAVFTYRDVMAELIADGIHVSPDIVAMTSSILGPERLVFVSDGVCPLGLPNGEYDAYGTRLEIRDGRCTYVGGHLFGGGRSLVDCIPVLYEKAHLPLDEIADGVGANPCRVLRTDLPSGDVILDRNLRWMATRFNDAWYWNPDDS, encoded by the coding sequence ATGACATCGGGCGTGTGCAGCGGGCCCCATCCGCCGGACTTTCTCGCGGGCCGGTCGATCTTCGACCTGACCATGCCGACACCGCCCGAGGAGCCGAAGATCGATGGATACCGGTTCCCGGCCCTGATCGACCTGCATATCCACGGCGGGTTCGGCTGGGATTTCAGTTTCGGCGATCCCGACCGCATCGACGCTATGCTCGACGCGTTCATTCCCACGGGCCTGACCGGCGTCGTCGCGACGCTGATCACGTGTTCCGAGGAACAGCGGATGAAAGCGCTCGCCGACATCGCGACCGTCGCGGCCAGCCGGAAAAAGCCGCCTGCAATCCTGGGAATCTACCTCGAAGGCCCATTTCTCTCGCCCGCCCGCCGCGGCTCGCATCCGGAAAGCCTTTTGATGAAACCGGACATCGACGCCGTGCGTCGATGGCAGCGACAGGCATGCGGGCTGATCCGGCTCGTGACGATCGCCCCCGAACTGCCCGGCGCGGCCGAGCTGATCTCGGAGCTGCCCCGGCACGGCATTCGCGCGGCGCTCGGCCACACCGACGCCGACCACCGGACGGCGCTCTGGGCTCTCGAGGCGGGCGTCGACCACGTCACGCACCTGTTCAACGCGATGAAACCCTTCACCCATCGCGATCCATCGCCCGTATCGGCGGTGTTCACCTATCGCGACGTCATGGCCGAGTTGATCGCAGACGGGATTCACGTGTCGCCCGATATCGTCGCCATGACCAGCAGTATTCTCGGCCCCGAACGCCTCGTCTTCGTCTCCGACGGCGTCTGCCCGCTCGGACTCCCGAACGGGGAATACGACGCCTACGGCACGCGCCTGGAGATTCGGGACGGCCGCTGCACCTACGTCGGCGGCCATCTGTTCGGCGGCGGAAGGAGCCTCGTCGACTGCATTCCCGTCCTGTACGAGAAGGCGCACCTCCCGCTCGACGAGATCGCCGACGGCGTCGGAGCAAACCCCTGCCGCGTGCTTCGCACCGATCTGCCGTCCGGCGACGTCATCCTGGATCGGAATCTCCGGTGGATGGCGACCCGTTTCAACGACGCCTGGTACTGGAACCCGGACGATTCATAG